A single region of the Accipiter gentilis chromosome 6, bAccGen1.1, whole genome shotgun sequence genome encodes:
- the KCNE4 gene encoding potassium voltage-gated channel subfamily E member 4: protein MLKMDHANMTQAMLDAESRNMEKNNGNEYFYILIVMSFYGIFLIGIMLGYMKSKRQEKKSNLLLLYKDEEREWGEAVKPLPTISGLKSVQIPMMLNMLQESMVPSLSCTICSMEGSSVSSESSSPDVHFTIQEEVLDAELGEVSETLLNESSEGSAENIHKNS from the coding sequence ATGCTGAAGATGGACCATGCAAACATGACCCAAGCCATGCTTGATGCTGAATCCCGCAACATGGAGAAGAACAACGGCAATGAGTACTTTTACATTCTGATCGTCATGTCTTTCTACGGGATCTTCCTGATAGGGATAATGCTTGGCTACATGAAATCCAAAAGACAAGAGAAGAAGTCCAATTTGCTTCTGCTCTACAAAGATGAGGAGAGAGAATGGGGGGAAGCTGTGAAGCCTCTACCAACCATATCGGGGCTGAAATCTGTCCAGATCCCCATGATGCTGAACATGCTGCAGGAGAGCATGGTGCCATCCCTGTCCTGCACCATCTGCTCGATGGAAGGCAGCAGTGTGAGCTCCGAATCCTCCTCCCCAGACGTCCACTTCACCATCCAGGAGGAAGTGCTGGATGCTGAACTGGGGGAAGTGTCAGAAACGCTCCTCAATGAGAGCAGCGAGGGATCTGCGGAAAACATCCACAAGAACTCCTAG